The Comamonas testosteroni genome contains the following window.
CCTCACACACCGCTGTTGCTGTTCCCGCAATGGTTGCGGGGTCAGCCGCTGAGTCATATATCCATCTCTGCTGCCATGACCGAAACCGCCGATCTGTCCACGCCCGAAGTCAATCCCGAGATCAGCGCCCGCACCCGCAAGGCGTTGGCCCAAGCGCGCGAGCGCGGAGTCAAGCTGGGCACGGCCGGTGCGGCCAATATCCGCGCCACGGTGGAAAAGCGCAAATCGGCGGCCGATGCCTTTGCCAGGCAGCACGAAGCGCTGTT
Protein-coding sequences here:
- a CDS encoding recombinase family protein, which translates into the protein MTETADLSTPEVNPEISARTRKALAQARERGVKLGTAGAANIRATVEKRKSAADAFARQHEALFAQLLQQGLTHRAMAAELNARGIAAAKGGEWTHGQVQRILNRYADWKAAESA